The following DNA comes from Desulfobaculum xiamenense.
ACCTGCCGAGTCCGGCCGAATTGACCTCCGAGGCCGTGGGTGAAGAGAAGCGGCCCGTCGTCGTCTTTGTCATCGGCGAGAGTGCCCAGGCCCAGCATTTTGGCATCAACGGCTACGAGCGCGATACGACTCCGAAGCTCGCGGCGGAACAGAATCTTCTCAATTTTGGCGTCTGCCAGGCCTATGCGAATACGACGCGCAAGGCGCTCATCGGCATGCTGACGGATGCGACCCTTGGCAGGCGCAAGCCAAGCTGTGGTTCGTTCATTCATGTCTATAACAAGCATGGCTATGGGACGCATTTCTTCTCCGTGCAGAACAAGCTTGGACGGAGTGGACACCTGACCGATGCGCTCGTGGCGTGCTCCGATGATGTTCGCTACATGCACGGGACGGATCATGTGCTGCTGGAGCCGCTTAAGGAAGTGCTTGATGCCCGTAATGGCGGCGAGCTTGTCCTGCTGCATATGCGTGGTTCGCACTTTTCGTACCGTGAGGACTATACGGACGAATTTCGCAAATTCGTTCCTGATGACTACGGCAATGAAAATCTGGCGAAATATCGGAATGAAGTCATCAATGCCTACGATAATTCGATCGTGAAGACTGATGATTTCCTGTACTCGATCATTTCCATGCTTCGCGACAGGAATGCTGTTGTGGTCTATACATCCGATCATGGAGACTCTCTCGGTAAACGTGGCGTGTTCCTGCACGGCGTGACCATTTCCGATGAGCAGTTCAATGTTCCATTCCTCGTGTGGTACAGCAACGCCTATGCGGCGGCCTTCCCCGAGAGCGTGCGAAGCCTTGCCGCCAGCGTGGGCGGAAAGGTGACTCACGACAACATCTTCCACACGATGATCGGCCTCGGCGGGATTCGTTCGGATAGTGTCAGCCTTCCTCTTGATCTTGCCCATGCCAAGGCGTCTCCCTCGGATGCGTCCATTGCGGTGCGGGAGGGGGAGGGCGCTCCTACGGATGGAGCCGAGGTCCAGTAGGCGGAGTCTGCTGTTTGCTTGATGTTCTCACGATAACGAAGGGGCTTCGACACACGTCGAAGCCCCTCATGATATGCGCGATGGCGCGGCATGCTGGAGGTTTTCATGGTGGATTTCGACAAGGTGCGGACCTATCCCATTGCCGAGCGTGACAACAAGTTCACGCTGGACATGATGATCGATCCCGCGCGGTATCTGGCGGCGGGCATCGAGAACATGGATGCGCTGGCGGACGCCGTGGTTCGCGCCAAGCGCAAGGGGCGGCGCGTGGTGGTCATGATGGGCGGTGCCGTGATCAAGGAAGGCTGCGGAGCGCTGCTCATCGACCTCATGGAGAAGGGCGTCATCGACCACATCGCGGGAAACGGCGCGGTGTCCATCCACGACTTCGAGATAGCGCTCATCGGCCAGACCTCGGAGAACGTCCAGAACGGCCTGCGCGACGGCAGTTTCGGCATGGCCGAGGAAACCGGCGCGATGATGAACCTCGCCATCCGCGACGCGGCGGCAAAAGGGGAGGGCTACGGCCACGGCATCGGGCGCATGATCGCCGAGCGGGAGTTGCCGTTCAGAGATTCGAGCGTGCTGTACAATGCCTACCGGCTGGGCATTCCGGCCACCATCCACGTGGCCGTGGGCGGAGACATCATCCACCAGCATCCCCTGTGCGACGGCGCTGCGCTTGGCACGGCGTCCTATACGGATTTCCGGATCATCACCGACACCGTCGCCGCCATGGCCGAGGGCGTGCTGCTGAACATCGGTTCCGCCGTGCTCATGCCCGAGGTCTTCCTCAAGGCGCTGACCGTGGCCCGCAATGTCGGGCACGACGTGGCTCGGTTCACCACCGCCAATTTCGATTTCCTCGATATGTATCGCCCCCGCACCCGCGTGCTCCAGTGGCCCGAGGCCCTTGGCTGCACCGGCATCGACATCCGGGGCGGTCATCGCGACACGGTTCCGGCCCTGCATCGGGGCATTGTGAACCACGAGCTTTTTGAGCCGAATCCGCGCTAGCCGTTTCGGCCTTTCGGTCATCCGTCGGTGAATGCTCCGGCGGATGACCGCATTTCCTTCTCGCCTGCCCCGGATTTCCTCTCTACTGCGGCAGCACCTTGCGCGCGTGCCGCACCACGAGCTCCGTCAGTCTGTCCACCATGTCCACCTTGAGCCCCCACGTGTGCCAGTGGAGTTTCAGTTCGATGGTCCTGTCCGGGGCGATGTTCACGAGCATGCCCTCGTCCAGTTCGTCCAGTACCTGCAATTCCGGCACGAGTGTGTAGGCCATGCCGCGCATGGTGGCCTCCACGAAGGCTTCGGACGACGGCATGATGTGGAAGGGCGTGTCCCCGAGCGTCAGCCCGTAATGCTTTTCCAGAAAACGGAAGTGGAGCTCGTCTTTGCGGTTGAAGATCACCGCCGGGGCGCGGGTCAGCTTCGCGGCTGTGACGCCGCCACCGAACCAGCGCTGCGCGAAGTCCGGGGCCGCCACGAGAACGTAGCGCATGCGCCCGAGGTACTCGGTGCGTCCGCCCTGCACTGGGGTGGGGTGCGTGCCCACGCAGGCCACCACCTCGCCGCGCCGCAGGAGTTGGTGTGTGTTTTCCTGATCCTCCAGTACGAGATCCAGCAGTACGCCGTGGCGGAAGGCCATGGGGGCCACGGCTTCGAGGAACCACGTCGCAAGGCTGTCCGCGTGCACGCCCACGGACAGCGTGACCGGGCCTTCTTCAAGCTCCGGCGAGAGTTCCGCGAGGGTCTGCTCCTCCAGTAGCTTCACCTGCTCGAAGTGCCGCAAGAGCTTGCGGCCCGCGTCCGTCGGTGTGACGGGCGTTCCCCGCACCACCAGAGCCTGCCCCATCCGCTCCTCCAGGAGCTTCACCCGTTGCGAAACCGCAGACTGCGTGATGTGTAGCACGCGCGCGGCGTTCTCGAACCCCTGTTCGCGGACGACGACCGTAAGCGCTTCAAGAAGCTTGTAATCCAGCATTGGGCACCATTAGCGTTTCTTATGACCAATTAATAAAATTAGTTTTACTGATGAATGTGAATACCGTAGTGTCCGAAACCGGTCAAACACTTTGAGGAGGATCGAGAGAAAATGGTTCTGATGCCGTTTCTTCATGGGCTTGGGACGGGAGCCGGTCTGATCGTCGCCATTGGCGCGCAGAACGCGTTCGTCCTGTCGCAGGGACTCAGGAGAAATTATACCATGCAGATCGCGCTGCTGTGCAGCATGTGCGACGCGCTGCTCATCACCATCGGCGTTTCCGGAGTGGGAACGCTCGTGGTGCAGAATCCCGGTCTGGCGAGTTTTGCCGCATGGGGCGGTGCCGCCTTTTTGGCGTGGTACGGATTCGGTTCGCTGCGCTCGGCGTTTTCCGGGGCGGCGATGGATCTGGAGGAGGGACAGGCCCGGTCGCTGCGATCGGTGCTGCTGGCCACGCTGGGCGTGACCTTCCTGAATCCTCACACCTATCTCGACACCATCGTGCTGCTGGGGTCCATCGGCGGGCAATTCCCGGGGCATGGGCGTTTTCTCTTCGGAGCGGGTGCCGTTTCCGCCTCGCTCATCTGGTTCTTCACGCTGAGCTTCGGGGCGCGGCTGCTTGCACCGCTGTTTCGCAATCCCAAGGCTTGGCAGGTGCTTGACCTCATCATCTGTTCCATCATGTGGGCGATAGCCGCCTCGTTGATCAGGGGCCAACTGGCCGCCTGATCCGACGCGGATTGGATACGCAAACCGGATCGAAAAGGGACTCTGGCGGACACCAGAGTCCCTTTTCATTTGGTTTGACGATGGCGACGGTATTGACTTTCGGCTCGATTCGGCGACACTTCCTCCCTGTTTCGTCAACCGATTCGCAAAGGATGCCGCCATGTTCGCACCAGAAATCCACGCGGCGCGCCGTCGCGCACTGCTCGAATCCGGGCTTTCCGGCATTGCCGTCTTCCCCGGCAATGTCGAGGCGCCCATGAACTATCTCGACAACTGCTATCCCTTCCGTCAGGACAGCACCTTCCTCTACTATTTCGGTCACGACCTTCCGGGCCTGTGGGGCACGGTGGATTTCGACGCGGGCGAGTGCGCCCTGTGGGGCGAAGACGCCACCATGGACGACATCATCTGGTCCGGCCCCGTGCCGAGTGTGGCGGAGCGCGCCGCGCGTGTCGGTGCCGAGCGCCACGGCAGTCTCGCCGGTTTGGCGGATTTCGTCCGCGAGGCGCAGCGACAGGGCCGGGCGGTCCACTTCCTGCCCCAGTACCGCGCCGAGAATCGCGAACGGCTTGAGGCGTTGACGGGCATTCCCGCCGCGCGGCAGGCCGAGGGCGTGTCGCGTGA
Coding sequences within:
- a CDS encoding LysR family transcriptional regulator ArgP, whose amino-acid sequence is MLDYKLLEALTVVVREQGFENAARVLHITQSAVSQRVKLLEERMGQALVVRGTPVTPTDAGRKLLRHFEQVKLLEEQTLAELSPELEEGPVTLSVGVHADSLATWFLEAVAPMAFRHGVLLDLVLEDQENTHQLLRRGEVVACVGTHPTPVQGGRTEYLGRMRYVLVAAPDFAQRWFGGGVTAAKLTRAPAVIFNRKDELHFRFLEKHYGLTLGDTPFHIMPSSEAFVEATMRGMAYTLVPELQVLDELDEGMLVNIAPDRTIELKLHWHTWGLKVDMVDRLTELVVRHARKVLPQ
- a CDS encoding LysE/ArgO family amino acid transporter encodes the protein MVLMPFLHGLGTGAGLIVAIGAQNAFVLSQGLRRNYTMQIALLCSMCDALLITIGVSGVGTLVVQNPGLASFAAWGGAAFLAWYGFGSLRSAFSGAAMDLEEGQARSLRSVLLATLGVTFLNPHTYLDTIVLLGSIGGQFPGHGRFLFGAGAVSASLIWFFTLSFGARLLAPLFRNPKAWQVLDLIICSIMWAIAASLIRGQLAA
- a CDS encoding sulfatase-like hydrolase/transferase yields the protein MIGQRKMSLGMAALAAFSFVAGVAYNPHMFALPAGWVVLCAVIMALVHTALTVVFGRIPYFRGAFFPLLHVSCCAGAYFYIVFGVTVNYDSIAWLLEADGFEVNSFLTWKLAVLLAFGVGLGVIHARLARVLDALPVRRYCVLVLAVLGVTAIAYRGSWFMLQQLDRQTVREAIAMQRIMPISIPKALRMYVHEERKIEEMLNLPSPAELTSEAVGEEKRPVVVFVIGESAQAQHFGINGYERDTTPKLAAEQNLLNFGVCQAYANTTRKALIGMLTDATLGRRKPSCGSFIHVYNKHGYGTHFFSVQNKLGRSGHLTDALVACSDDVRYMHGTDHVLLEPLKEVLDARNGGELVLLHMRGSHFSYREDYTDEFRKFVPDDYGNENLAKYRNEVINAYDNSIVKTDDFLYSIISMLRDRNAVVVYTSDHGDSLGKRGVFLHGVTISDEQFNVPFLVWYSNAYAAAFPESVRSLAASVGGKVTHDNIFHTMIGLGGIRSDSVSLPLDLAHAKASPSDASIAVREGEGAPTDGAEVQ